A single window of Candidatus Binatia bacterium DNA harbors:
- a CDS encoding DUF433 domain-containing protein, with the protein MVAHSSHGKAVIRGLRYPVESMLEYLAGGDSIDDVLAGFPNLERDDLLACLQYAVTAIKL; encoded by the coding sequence GTGGTGGCACACTCCAGTCACGGGAAGGCCGTGATTCGAGGGCTGCGCTATCCGGTCGAGTCCATGCTCGAATACTTGGCTGGCGGGGACTCGATCGACGACGTACTCGCCGGGTTCCCCAACCTGGAACGCGACGATTTACTCGCCTGCCTTCAGTACGCCGTGACGGCGATCAAGCTGTAG